Part of the Vitis vinifera cultivar Pinot Noir 40024 chromosome 13, ASM3070453v1 genome is shown below.
tttaaagctgtGAGAACCCATTTTggcataaaacaaataatatctacacggttgggagcggGTCATTTCAAAACAAGCCTTTGCCACCATCTTTTTTCTCTATCTCCAaaacatttaatattttttaatcacgTATTAGTATAAGCTTTGTGTAGATGATATCTACTCTTATAGGGTTGACACTTGAAGAATTTAGTACAAGTTATCTTAATGTTATTCTAAAAACCTTGTTTAAAAAAGGATACAAAAAATATGCCcacataagattttttttctacgTTTTTTAAGAAAACGAAGATGAAGAAGACATTCACAAGTTAtacattgaaaatataaatttaaccTTTGATTCATAGTTAGTAGAAGAAGgattaacttttaatttgtaGATGATAAAGTTGACACAAAAAAATTTAGTAGAATAAGAcattcacaaaatttatattgaaaaaaaaaatcaatatttgattttgtagataATATTTAGAGTCcatttggtaataattttaaaaagtatttttaatatttttaatacttaaaatttttatcattaaagtATTAAgaatattagaaacattttttataattactcTCAAATGCACATTTAGAGTGTGTTTAacagtaatttaatttttaagtgttaaaaaatgttaaaaacactttttagaatcattgtcaaacacgTTTTTAAAGTctgtttggtaatgattttatgaaacgcttttaatatttttaatacttaaatttttttattattcaagtatgagaaatattaaaaacgttttataAAATCACTCATAAATACACTCTTAGTGTgcatatgataataattttaggaagtatttttatatttttttaatacttgaaagataaaaattttcgaGTGTAAGaaagtttaaaaacatttttttaaattattatttaacgTACTTTTAATCTTTGTAATGTTGATAAATGAagaatttagtatttttattccAAGAATCTcgttagaaaaatatatacaaaaaaaattgacagcataagatttttttaagaaGGATCAGCCTTTGATCTGTGGATGATACTTTTAGCCTTACGAGGTTGACATATGAAGATTTAGTGGAGCAACGCATTCATGAACAAACTATAAGTTAAAAAAAGTCGATTTTAACCTTTGATTGAAAATAGCTTTTGAAAGCTTGACATTTTGTCCCGATAAGGTGATCCAAGATGATATTTTAGTCTTATAAGGTTGACATATGAGGGCTCAGTAGAAGAACGTGTTCACAAGCTATGtattgaaaagatgattttaacGTTTGATTTAATCGAAAGCTTGATATTTTGCCTCGATAAGATAATccgaaaaaattaaaaaaaaaaaaagaaaaaaaaatccaaatttgtattttgaaaaatcattttacaaGTCATAggtttgaaattataattttaacctTTGCATTAAAAGAGTGTTTGAAAGCTTGACATTTTGCCCAATGAGGTGAAAAAACATTCCAAAGttgtattttgaaataataatttagtaattttggatcaatttttttGGGTCTCATTGTGATATCAAAAAGTTATCatgggagattttttttaatattattataaattgttatatttaaaataaatataaaaatacaattcttatggtttaaaataataacttttgagagtttttttttaccaaataataaaaacaaacaaataatatatgctcaataaataaaaattaacttaaagaAATCATACAACTCTAATAtgcaaatatttaattattctttttataaagaaattgaataatttttcatgtctaacaagctataaaattatattttataaaaaaaagaaaaaatatttattatcatatttaaattttgaaagataaaaattatatttatatttttataatatattttaattatttttagcttttttttttttcatttgacaaATTAATTATAGCATAAGTaaatattagttttaaaatataaaaacaagtCAAAAACACTATtctcaaacaaattttattttagtaaatgacgaggaaattatttttgaataccggaaaacattcttattttttctgaatttttttatttttcaatatttcaatgaaataaaaaaatagcgACGATTTTAGAAAACCCCATCGCGACACGTAAGCTCTTGTTCGCCTTCACCTTCCTAGCCACTCAAATTCGTGCATATCCGACACGTCAGAAAATAGCAAAACTCCTGCGgccagaaaaaataaaataattctttattGCACCCTTACGTGGTGAGTCCGGTgttcaaagaaaaatatcagATAATTCTTATTTCTCCAAGtggaaaatactttttatgcaatttacaaaaatagagaaattaaAGGCTGAAGGCCACGGTTGCCCACGGCTGGCCCATCTTTCTCTCTCCCGCTCTTTTTCGCTTGCCATGTGGTAACTTTTCTCTCGCCGTCCGGAAATGAAGCCTCACACTCACAGAGGCTTCGGCTCTGGCTCAGTGTTTGTCAGCTCAGCGAGCGGCCGTCGTTTTGATCTACAGGGAAATCACATCCGGAAGGCATTTTTCGCCGGAAACCATGTTTTCCGGCGGATTTCGACTGGAAAGCGCGGCGGTGTTGATGTGGCAGTCAGATGCTGCCGGAGTCCGGTGGAAAAGCGTGAGCCTTCATGCTCCGATCGAGATCGTCTGTTTGAGGTCGGGACAAGGCGGGAGGTGTTGGTCACGCCATTCTTGGCGATTGGAGCGTATTCGTTGCGGTCAGTGGTGGCGAGAGCGGAGGAGGGAACTGAGGCTGTGATGCCGGCGGCGGCATCGGGGACAGTGCCAGCGGCAGCGGAGAAGAAGATGGAGGAGGCGATAGTTTCGAGGATTTACGACGCGACGGTGATCGGAGAGCCAATGGCCCTCGGCAAAGATAAACGGAAGGTTTGGGAGAAGTTGATGAATGCTCGAATTGTGTATTTGGGCGAAGCGGAGCAAGTTCCGATTCGCGATGATAGGGAATTGGAGCTTGAGATTGTGAAGAAATTGAGGAAAAGGTGTGCTGAGAATGAACGGCCTTTATCTTTGGCTTTGGAGGCATTTCCTTGCAATTTACAGGAACCGCTCAACCAATACATGGACTATAGGTTTGTACTGGTTCTTTTAACGTGCTCTTTGTCATTGAGCTCTGTCATCTTGACATTTGAGGATGTTTTACTGAATTCAATGATTCAAATGTGCCCGAATTGTGTAAGGGCTTGACATGGATGCTTTGAATGTTTTTCCTAAGAAAGCATTAGGGATGTTTCCAGAAACATAGTTGTTATTCTAAATCTACAGCTGTAGTTCAACAtgttcactattttttttctcactagGAAAATAGGAATTGATTATGTGATCTCATGGAGCAATAATGAGTAGTGATACTGACTTTGCCTTTACTGTTCCATTGGGGAGAAGTCCATACGATTATTGCACACAAGATTTATTCTGGAACATTTTGAATGAAGATCGTAAACTCTAATTTTCTAGCCTACAAGAGAAGGACTGCTTGCTGCAACAAGGAAAAACTCTTATCACATGTACTGTGACAGTCAGTAAATTTTCTTACCACATGTGTTGATAGCTGGCACTCATGTAAGACAGATAGAGTGACATTTTTAACTTGCCACATTCAGCCTCAAAATTTGATAACAGGGTGGGTTTCTGTGTGACATGATTATTTTTGTCTAAATGCTTCCATGAACAATCTTAAATTCTATATCAATAGAACTGATCTTTGAAGTTGTCTTTACTTGAGATAAGGCTGCGttctgttgattttttttttttttttttccaacaaggATTTGTTTGAACAGattaattattcttattttatttggattCATATATTTAAGGAGCAAACAAGAATACATGGAATGAATGAATTCATGTGAGGAAAAGCCTTAACCTTGGATCAAGTTCAAAGAAGAGAGTGGTCTTTAGCGAATAGATGTTATCTTTGTCAAATTGATGAGGAACTCATTGACCACATCCTTGTTCACCTTGTAAAGACAAGGGTTCTATGGGAACTgctttttgctctttttggttTCGTGGGTGCTTTCATTGTCGGTCAGAGAGACACATCTAAGCTGACAAGGTTCATTTGTGGGCAAAAGGCGTAAGAAGGCATGGAGAGCAACATCCCTTATGCAtcttttggacagtttggaaggcAAGAAACAAATTTGCCTTTGATGGTGATGAGCTTTCACTCGAAATGCTTAAAAACCTCTTCTATTTGTTTTTAGTGGTTGGAAACTAAGATGTTAATAAAGGATGGTCCTTCGACTCTAGTAAATTTCTTTGATTGGTTGGACTTTTGTTGAGGATGGTGTTGTTGTAGCACTTCTTGTTTTGTAGCTCCTTTTCTTGGTTGAGCCTCTTTGTGGTTCGTGTATGTGTCCTCTAAACTTTGGGTTGCTATTCGGGTGcatcttttaatatatatatatatatatatatgcttatttatctatcaaaaaaaaaaaaaaaaaaaaggaatacaTGAAATGAATTCAAGACGAAACTTGACCACCCTTTTCGGTTTCTAAAATATCTTCAGTATCCACTGAAGTTGCAAGCATCAGTTGTTGCACCATGAAATCAGTACGCAAGAATACCATACTAATAATTCGGATaacttgttattttttttcttccacgCCTAACGAGTAGTGTCTCGGCGTGGAGTTGATTCACATTTGATTTGTTAAGCAAACAACTTGAAATCCCTTGAGGCTTGACTCAAGTAGCAAGGGGTTGGGGTGGGGATATAAGAGGTTccagaaaataataatgataaaaaaatattacccatcaaaaaggggggaaaaataGAGCATGCACCTTGAGAGAGGAAGTCAGCATTTCTTCAATTCTATCTGTTGTGCTTTTTTCCATTGCCGTTGTTTGTAACTTGTGATGGGAAGTCCTTATTTTATTGATTCAAATCATCAGATATCAATGTGCAGAAGGTAGGATAAACACTTTCCACTAATTAGGAACCCTGTAAAGCTGAGCTTTTGTAGGTTACTGATACTGCAGTGTATTCATATATCATTCtgtgttttatattttattttatgtttggaaCTGCCTTCtatgaaaagattttttttttttaaatgcattaTTAGAGGTTGGATAAAGCCTATTCATTCttgttcatttttctctcctacaTTTCCGCACTGCTTAATTGAAGCATATACTAAATGGCAGGATTGACGGAGAAACCTTAAAGTCTTATGCATCACATTGGCCACCTCAGCGTTGGCAGGAGTATGAGCCTCTTTTAAGTTATTGTCGAGATAATGGAGTTCGGTTAGTTGCTTGTGGTACGCCTCTTGAGGTATGTGTACATTTTTGTGTAAATCTGTGAACACAAGTCTAAAACGTTCTCCAAGTTCCTAGGACAAGACAATAAGGAAACAAATtcaggaaaaaggaaaaaaaatgatcaatttgCTTTAGATTCAAATGGAAGCAAGTTGGATATGACTTTTAGTAGTGTTTAAATAAGGCCTTGGTCTTTGCAAAGATGCATCCATATCCAAAAGGATACTGTTTGCTTTGTACTTCTCTTGGGattgattttttcctttttctattacTTTTAATTGTTGTCATTTTAATTTGTCAGTTTATTCATGAGCGCTATAGTAGCAAATAAACTTCCTGATTATTCTGAAACAATAGGTCCTAAGGACTGTTCAAGCTGAAGGAATTCGTGGGCTTTCTAAGGCTGAACGCAGAAAATATGCTCCTCCAGCCGGTTCAGGCTTCATCTCAGGCTTTACTTCTATCTCACGCAAATCATCAATAGACACGAATTCTCCAAATCAGTCTGTTCCTTTTGGACCAAGCTCATATCTATCTGCACAGGCAAGAGTGGTTGAGGACCATACAATGTCCCAGATAATCTTACAAGAAATGGTGGATGGAGGAACCACTGGTATGCTGGTAGTGGTGACAGGTGCAAGCCATGTTATGTATGGATCAAGAGGGACAGGGCTGCCAGCAAGAATTTCAAAGAAGCTGCAAAAAAGGAATCAAACTGTAATATTACTTGACCCTGAGAGGCAATATATACGAAGAGAAGGAGAAGTCCCTGTTGCCGATTTCTTGTGGTATTCTGCTGCCAGGCCCTGTAGCAGAAATTGCTTCGATCGTGCTGAAGTTGCCCGAGTAATGAATGCAGCTGGCAGGAGGCGGGATGCCCTACCACAGGTTAGCCTTTCTTAATAGTATTTTTGGAGATGGGATGACTTCTAATTATGCCCTTGACTCAATGGATTCTTATGTTTTAACTATTTTCTCATGCATTATTGCA
Proteins encoded:
- the LOC100253544 gene encoding protein RETICULATA-RELATED 5, chloroplastic, with the translated sequence MKPHTHRGFGSGSVFVSSASGRRFDLQGNHIRKAFFAGNHVFRRISTGKRGGVDVAVRCCRSPVEKREPSCSDRDRLFEVGTRREVLVTPFLAIGAYSLRSVVARAEEGTEAVMPAAASGTVPAAAEKKMEEAIVSRIYDATVIGEPMALGKDKRKVWEKLMNARIVYLGEAEQVPIRDDRELELEIVKKLRKRCAENERPLSLALEAFPCNLQEPLNQYMDYRIDGETLKSYASHWPPQRWQEYEPLLSYCRDNGVRLVACGTPLEVLRTVQAEGIRGLSKAERRKYAPPAGSGFISGFTSISRKSSIDTNSPNQSVPFGPSSYLSAQARVVEDHTMSQIILQEMVDGGTTGMLVVVTGASHVMYGSRGTGLPARISKKLQKRNQTVILLDPERQYIRREGEVPVADFLWYSAARPCSRNCFDRAEVARVMNAAGRRRDALPQDLQKGLDLGLVSPEVLQNFFDLEQYPLISELTHRFQGFRERLLADPKFLHRLAIEEVISITTTLLAQYERRKENFFEELDYVITDTLRGSVVDFFTVWLPAPTLSFLSYADEMNAPDGIDALKGLLGSIPDNAFQKNLAGKDWNLSHRVASVLFGGVKLASVGFISSIGAVAASNTLYAVRKILNPALIVNQQNKRSPIFKTAFVYGCFLGISANLRYQIIAGVVEHRFSDQFASQPLLVNMLSFFARTINSYWGTQQWVDLARFTGLQTQKSEPPSYQTVDSSNHAALECSSAEETHIDEIKNQ